From a region of the Lactuca sativa cultivar Salinas chromosome 4, Lsat_Salinas_v11, whole genome shotgun sequence genome:
- the LOC111881434 gene encoding cytochrome P450 CYP82D47 — protein MHSICSLAMEFYLLVSTIVATISVPILVHRLLLPILHRKNENTGKNLKPPQAKGAWPIIGHLHLLRGPELPHKVLGDMAEKYGPIFTVKLGVHQALVISDSKIAKDCFTTNDKAFASRPKMEASKIMAYNYAVLGRAPYGDYWRKMRKMLVLEVLSQRRVEMLGHIRASEVRASVKELYDGWVTNKLTESSESQMVKVEMSQWFGNLILNIIVRIVSGKRFSPNDEERLRFQAVAGKYFELFGAFLVADFIPYLNWLDVSGYKKLMKNTGKDLDNIVDQWLKEHNQESKSIQQHEANQDFMHVLISILRGASKQEFRGFDHDTIIKATSLQVLVAGVDTTSVTFTWALALLLNNPKALETAQDEIDEYVGRDRLVEESDLKNLVYLNAIIKETLRLYPAGPLSVPHESLEDCIVGGYSIPKGTRLLVNLWKLQRDPSIWSDPEEFKPERFLTSHKDIDVKGNHYELLPFGSGRRMCPGVLFALQVLGLTLARLLQQFVLKKPSDEPVDMTESMGATNGKAAPLDVLLGPRLPTDMYKVG, from the exons ATGCATTCAATTTGCTCACTAGCCATGGAGTTCTACCTCTTAGTGTCAACTATTGTTGCAACAATCTCTGTCCCTATTCTTGTACACCGTTTACTACTCCCTATCCTCCACAGAAAGAACGAAAACACAGGGAAAAACCTAAAGCCACCACAAGCAAAAGGGGCATGGCCGATAATCGGACACTTACACCTTTTACGTGGACCTGAGCTACCTCACAAGGTTTTAGGTGACATGGCAGAAAAATATGGCCCTATCTTCACCGTCAAGCTTGGTGTTCATCAAGCTTTGGTGATAAGTGATTCAAAGATAGCTAAGGACTGCTTTACTACTAACGACAAGGCTTTTGCAAGTCGACCGAAAATGGAGGCCTCAAAAATCATGGCCTATAATTATGCGGTGCTTGGCCGTGCTCCATATGGGGACTACTGGCGAAAAATGCGTAAGATGCTTGTGTTGGAGGTTCTTTCTCAACGAAGAGTTGAGATGCTTGGACATATTCGAGCTTCAGAAGTTAGAGCATCCGTTAAAGAATTATATGATGGGTGGGTAACGAATAAACTTACTGAAAGTTCAGAGTCACAGATGGTAAAGGTGGAGATGAGTCAATGGTTTGGGAACTTGATTTTAAACATTATTGTTAGGATTGTTTCTGGAAAGAGGTTTTCTCCAAATGACGAAGAACGGCTTCGATTTCAGGCTGTGGCAGGGAAATACTTTGAGTtgtttggggcatttttggttGCTGATTTTATACCTTATCTCAACTGGTTGGATGTGAGTGGATACAAAAAATTGATGAAGAATACTGGGAAGGATTTGGACAATATTGTTGACCAATGGTTGAAGGAACACAATCAGGAGAGTAAGTCTATACAACAACATGAAGCGAACCAAGACTTTATGCATGTGCTAATTTCCATTCTTCGAGGTGCTTCTAAACAGGAATTCAGGGGTTTTGACCATGATACAATTATCAAAGCGACAAGTCTA CAAGTCCTAGTAGCAGGCGTTGACACGACATCTGTGACATTTACGTGGGCTTTAGCATTGTTGCTCAACAACCCAAAAGCGTTAGAAACTGCCCAAGATGAAATTGATGAGTATGTTGGAAGGGACAGATTGGTGGAGGAGTCAGACCTAAAGAACTTAGTCTACCTCAATGCCATCATCAAAGAAACATTACGATTATACCCAGCTGGACCTCTCTCTGTTCCTCACGAGTCACTGGAGGACTGCATTGTGGGTGGCTACAGCATTCCAAAAGGAACTCGTCTTCTGGTAAATCTTTGGAAGTTGCAACGTGACCCAAGTATCTGGTCAGATCCCGAGGAATTCAAGCCTGAGAGATTCTTGACAAGTCACAAGGATATCGATGTCAAGGGAAACCATTATGAATTGCTTCCTTTTGGTAGTGGTAGAAGGATGTGCCCTGGTGTTTTATTTGCTCTTCAGGTTTTGGGTTTAACGCTAGCTCGTTTGCTACAACAATTTGTGCTTAAAAAACCATCAGACGAACCTGTTGATATGACTGAAAGCATGGGGGCGACTAATGGCAAAGCAGCACCACTTGATGTTCTTTTGGGCCCTCGTTTACCCACTGATATGTATAAAGTCGGTTAG